Part of the Candidatus Stygibacter australis genome, GATGCTTACGAGAGTAGATACTTCTTTGCCTGAGGGCGTTAGTTTACCAAATTCTCATCCCCAGTATCTGGAAGATGGGATCACCACAAATTTTATAATCTCAGACAGCTCTGATGTGTGGGTGACCTTTATCACAGAGGGTGCGGGTTACAAAAATTCTTTAGGCTTTTATACCTATGATCAGGAAGCAGGAGCGCCGGATGATGCGAGCTCACTAGAGCATATCCTGCTATTTCCCAATACTTCTCTTGCGGGTAGTGGTGGAGGATTAGCTTCCGGGATGCAGCTTTATATAGGCAGATTTGGGGCTGGCACAATAATGGGCTGGTTCCTGGTACAGGACGGCTGGGATTATGGTACTAATGTAGATGAAACTGCTCTACGATTCTATAGTGACAGACAATATAATCCCGAAGAAGACGAAGAATACAACCAGCACCAGGTGCTGCTATTTGATGCAGAAACAGAATTATTTCTACTGGGATTTGATGATCAGGTGAGACCTGGTGGTGATAATGATTTCAATGATGCAGTATTTTTTGTAACTGCTAACCCTATAGAGAATATAGATACTTCTGGAATTCCGCCAATAGATATACCTGTAGATTCTGATGATGATGGCGTAAATGACCCATTTGATGATTACCCTGATGATCCCGAACGGGCATTTGATGTATATTATCCATCTTCCACTCAAACAGCAACGCTGGTTTATGAAGATATGTGGCCCCTTTATGGTGATTATGACATGAATGATATGGTGCTGGATTACCGTTATGTGATGGTAACCAATGCAGATGATGAAGTGAAGGATCTTAATCTGGAATTCAGCTTAAGAGCTGCCGGCGCTTTTTATAATAACGGATTTAGTGTTCTGCTGCCATTTGAATATGCTAATCTTACTTTAACTGAAAGCAGCGATAATATCTTCCCGGCATTAGTACAGGATGGAGAATACACTATTTTTGATCTGTTCCAGTCAACTTCAATGATCACTGGTCTGCCGGCAGGTACCATATTTAATACTGAAACTGATGCTGTATATTATGATCCAGTTGACTTCAACGCAAAGGTGACGCTAACTGATCCGATAGATATAGAAAGCCTGGATTTCTCCTTCCCCTTTAATCCATTTATCACAAGACAGGGAGCACAAAGCCATGAAATCCATTTGATGAATTATGCACCTACAGGCAGACATGATTTTAATCTGTTCATGACAGATGATGATAATAGTAATCCTGATACGGGCT contains:
- a CDS encoding LruC domain-containing protein, which translates into the protein MKFSLIFIMISLLLMAGCSFSDDEENVETITDLEIPDGFEFSLENDVRVDITLQSNLGEPVPGIVYGLSYVDNNGTYQFIRSNMTNTAGVINSILDLPSYVRKVFISGFMNSIELDIINNEVEYSFVPGGREILGDFTVPAPSRNFTFLDGITYNSQGVPNPYDMFPVTAEMLTRVDTSLPEGVSLPNSHPQYLEDGITTNFIISDSSDVWVTFITEGAGYKNSLGFYTYDQEAGAPDDASSLEHILLFPNTSLAGSGGGLASGMQLYIGRFGAGTIMGWFLVQDGWDYGTNVDETALRFYSDRQYNPEEDEEYNQHQVLLFDAETELFLLGFDDQVRPGGDNDFNDAVFFVTANPIENIDTSGIPPIDIPVDSDDDGVNDPFDDYPDDPERAFDVYYPSSTQTATLVYEDMWPLYGDYDMNDMVLDYRYVMVTNADDEVKDLNLEFSLRAAGAFYNNGFSVLLPFEYANLTLTESSDNIFPALVQDGEYTIFDLFQSTSMITGLPAGTIFNTETDAVYYDPVDFNAKVTLTDPIDIESLDFSFPFNPFITRQGAQSHEIHLMNYAPTGRHDFNLFMTDDDNSNPDTGSYYVSPLNLPWGLNLPESWKYPIERNTITEAYFNFAAWAESGGESFQDWFLYLEDRVDPEKIYQTP